One Polyangiaceae bacterium DNA segment encodes these proteins:
- a CDS encoding FHA domain-containing protein, protein MTGEDPACVHFALEYANQTLEVAPGEYVVGRSTSAEIILDDALVSRRHARFVVEDAAIRVEDMGSVNGVFVNGQRVNGSRLLVSGDRVVIGKQELVVRAQMSTFPPDGEGRATAVTLVGVEPVPSQRVGDDSESTHQGNAMELLGGVADKVLALGRGDEAEKIMGSYLQNLLELARSGKGPSPKLADKAAGYAVKLAAATKKGDWVDYAVELFMSQRRPLPGPVVDQLYTVLRQVSEIDLTLLRSYVAVLRAVAPGFPPADRFLAQRVEGLERLAAAK, encoded by the coding sequence GTGACTGGTGAGGATCCCGCCTGCGTCCACTTCGCTCTGGAATACGCGAACCAGACCTTGGAAGTCGCTCCCGGCGAGTACGTCGTCGGCCGCAGCACGTCGGCCGAGATCATCCTCGACGACGCGTTGGTCTCCCGACGGCACGCTCGCTTCGTCGTCGAAGACGCCGCTATCCGTGTCGAAGACATGGGTAGCGTCAACGGAGTGTTCGTCAATGGGCAGCGGGTCAACGGGTCGCGGCTCCTGGTCTCCGGGGACCGTGTCGTGATCGGCAAGCAGGAACTCGTGGTGCGCGCGCAGATGTCGACCTTCCCGCCGGATGGCGAAGGTCGCGCCACGGCGGTGACCCTGGTGGGGGTGGAGCCAGTGCCCTCGCAACGCGTCGGAGATGATTCCGAGTCGACGCATCAGGGCAACGCCATGGAGCTGCTCGGGGGCGTGGCGGACAAGGTGCTCGCCTTGGGGCGCGGCGACGAAGCCGAGAAGATCATGGGGTCCTATCTGCAGAACCTCCTGGAGCTCGCGCGCTCGGGCAAGGGTCCCTCGCCGAAGTTGGCGGACAAGGCCGCGGGCTACGCGGTCAAGTTGGCCGCAGCCACCAAGAAGGGCGACTGGGTGGACTACGCCGTGGAGCTGTTCATGAGTCAGCGCCGTCCGCTACCCGGGCCCGTGGTGGACCAGCTCTACACCGTGCTGCGCCAAGTGTCGGAGATCGATCTCACTTTGCTCCGCTCTTACGTGGCGGTGCTGCGCGCCGTGGCGCCCGGCTTTCCGCCTGCGGATCGCTTCTTGGCTCAGCGGGTCGAGGGGTTGGAGCGATTGGCGGCAGCGAAGTAG
- a CDS encoding DUF839 domain-containing protein has protein sequence MVLARRSVLKWGAAAVAAGLPIPFVLAKRRATPASLVSDPEGVLDLAPGLHYQVLSRTGETMSDGFRVPGAPDGMACFDLGGGRWALMRNHEVDNYVGQGAVPPGKSPPAQAFDKSAHGGVTRIVLDAKSGQKLSENLVLTGTVRNCAGGTSPWGWLSCEETIAAGHGFVFLCRTDAASVQPPRPLTAYGRFNHEAALVDPATLIAYLSEDRSDGCLYRFVPKDPSHPFEGRLQALRLVDHHGIETTRGMKLREEHRVDWVDIAEPAPKDDSVRLQGHRQGAAKIRRGEGLALHDGTLYLVSTTGGKADVGQIFALNLRGESRFSLRAESPHENVLDCPDNVTVAPWGDILVAEDGSSDQFLRGITPEGRVYDLAHNARSRGEFTGVCLSPDARFLFVNLQREGLTFAISGDFRAARARARGMV, from the coding sequence GTGGTCCTCGCGCGACGGAGCGTCTTGAAGTGGGGGGCGGCAGCCGTGGCGGCTGGCTTGCCGATCCCGTTCGTGCTCGCCAAGCGTCGCGCCACGCCCGCTAGCTTGGTGTCGGATCCCGAAGGCGTCCTCGACCTGGCGCCCGGGCTTCACTACCAGGTGCTCAGTCGCACCGGGGAGACCATGAGTGACGGCTTTCGTGTGCCGGGCGCCCCTGACGGCATGGCCTGCTTCGATCTCGGTGGAGGTCGCTGGGCGCTGATGCGCAACCACGAAGTGGACAACTACGTGGGCCAGGGCGCCGTGCCCCCGGGCAAGTCGCCCCCCGCACAGGCCTTCGACAAGAGCGCGCACGGCGGCGTCACGCGCATCGTGCTCGACGCCAAGTCCGGCCAGAAGCTCAGCGAGAATCTCGTGCTGACGGGAACCGTGCGCAACTGCGCGGGCGGGACGAGCCCCTGGGGTTGGCTTTCCTGTGAAGAGACCATCGCCGCCGGGCACGGCTTCGTGTTCCTCTGCCGGACGGATGCCGCGAGCGTGCAACCGCCTCGGCCACTGACGGCCTACGGCCGCTTCAACCACGAGGCTGCCCTGGTGGATCCCGCTACGCTCATTGCCTACCTCAGCGAGGACCGCTCGGACGGATGCCTGTATCGCTTCGTGCCCAAGGATCCTTCGCACCCCTTCGAGGGTCGACTCCAGGCCCTGCGCTTGGTGGATCACCACGGCATCGAGACGACTCGCGGGATGAAGCTACGCGAAGAGCACCGCGTGGATTGGGTCGACATCGCGGAGCCAGCGCCCAAAGACGACTCGGTGCGCTTGCAGGGGCATCGCCAGGGCGCCGCGAAGATTCGCCGTGGCGAGGGGCTCGCGCTTCACGACGGCACGCTCTACTTGGTGTCGACCACTGGCGGCAAGGCCGACGTCGGCCAGATCTTCGCGCTGAACCTGCGCGGCGAGTCGCGCTTCTCTTTGCGCGCGGAATCGCCCCACGAAAACGTCCTGGACTGCCCGGACAACGTCACCGTTGCACCCTGGGGCGACATCTTGGTGGCCGAAGATGGCAGCAGCGATCAGTTCCTGCGCGGCATCACCCCCGAGGGGCGCGTCTACGACTTGGCCCACAACGCCCGCAGCCGTGGGGAGTTCACCGGCGTGTGCCTCTCCCCGGACGCGCGCTTCTTGTTCGTGAACTTGCAGCGTGAAGGACTGACCTTCGCCATCAGCGGGGACTTCCGCGCCGCGCGTGCCCGCGCGCGCGGCATGGTCTAG
- a CDS encoding alkaline phosphatase family protein encodes MALGTRSGAFFFTLTGLLALGCGGGDGGGGGGPGGTGGTGGSSGSSGAGGSGAAAGAGGSSGSTGQRPPYDVKAAERDGCGFGPGAKTTETVGPDVPHGDALPFEHIVLLMQENRSFDHYFSKLPEYGVTDVKVAADTDYNLDPSTSPPAKVERFHESRYCILDVNHEWNGVHFQYDDGKMSGFVSTNNPGGARAMGYYDQTDLPYYYWLAKNFAISDSHFCSLLGPTWPNRFFFYGATAWGNTKTGDLAFVNVPFLGNDRHTKAEKIMDQLEKAGRTWKIYRDGSYSFAVVFKQSAAYLGSSMSQFETDVDNDALPAVSILDPAFGGAEQNDEHPPANIQKGQQLVERVLGKLMSKPEVWKKTVFFLFYDEHGGYYDSVPPPPACEPDNWVPQDWKFDRLGFRTPLIVASPFVKPGYVSHLVTDLTSITRFIQNRFDLPAMTVRDANAWPMLDMFDFDGAPLSTPPSGAPSGAPDPAGLQWCANNTPGTGMP; translated from the coding sequence ATGGCACTCGGAACGCGCTCGGGGGCATTCTTCTTCACTTTGACCGGACTTCTCGCGCTGGGCTGCGGCGGCGGCGACGGGGGTGGCGGCGGCGGCCCCGGTGGCACTGGCGGAACCGGCGGTAGCAGCGGTAGCAGCGGCGCGGGAGGAAGCGGCGCCGCCGCCGGAGCCGGCGGAAGCTCCGGAAGCACGGGACAGCGTCCGCCCTACGACGTGAAGGCGGCGGAGCGCGATGGCTGTGGCTTCGGCCCGGGAGCGAAGACGACGGAGACGGTCGGTCCCGACGTGCCCCACGGCGATGCGCTGCCTTTCGAACACATCGTGCTCTTGATGCAAGAGAACCGCAGCTTCGACCACTACTTCTCCAAGCTGCCCGAGTACGGCGTCACCGACGTGAAGGTCGCAGCGGACACGGACTACAACCTGGACCCGTCGACATCGCCGCCCGCAAAGGTCGAGCGCTTTCACGAGAGCCGCTACTGCATTCTGGATGTCAACCACGAGTGGAACGGCGTTCACTTCCAGTACGACGACGGCAAGATGAGTGGCTTCGTTTCGACGAACAACCCCGGCGGCGCCCGGGCCATGGGCTACTACGACCAAACCGATCTGCCCTACTACTACTGGCTAGCGAAGAACTTCGCGATCAGCGACAGCCACTTCTGTTCGCTGCTGGGCCCGACCTGGCCAAACCGCTTCTTCTTCTACGGCGCGACCGCCTGGGGCAACACGAAAACTGGGGATCTTGCCTTCGTCAACGTGCCCTTCCTCGGCAACGACCGTCACACCAAGGCCGAAAAGATCATGGACCAGCTGGAGAAGGCTGGGCGCACTTGGAAGATCTACCGCGACGGCAGTTATTCCTTCGCCGTAGTCTTCAAGCAGAGCGCGGCCTACCTCGGCAGCTCGATGTCCCAGTTCGAGACGGACGTGGACAACGACGCGCTACCCGCGGTGAGCATCCTGGATCCAGCTTTTGGCGGCGCCGAGCAGAACGACGAGCACCCGCCCGCCAACATCCAAAAAGGGCAGCAGTTGGTCGAACGCGTGCTCGGCAAGCTGATGAGCAAGCCCGAGGTCTGGAAGAAGACCGTGTTCTTCTTGTTCTACGACGAGCACGGCGGCTACTACGACAGCGTTCCACCCCCGCCCGCATGCGAACCCGACAATTGGGTACCTCAGGACTGGAAGTTCGATCGCTTGGGTTTCCGCACGCCGCTCATCGTTGCTTCGCCCTTCGTCAAGCCGGGCTACGTCAGCCACTTGGTCACGGATTTGACGAGCATCACGCGCTTCATCCAAAACCGTTTCGACTTGCCCGCCATGACGGTGCGAGACGCCAACGCTTGGCCGATGCTCGACATGTTCGACTTCGACGGCGCTCCGCTCAGCACGCCGCCGAGCGGAGCGCCCTCGGGCGCGCCGGATCCCGCGGGCCTGCAGTGGTGCGCGAACAACACGCCCGGCACCGGAATGCCCTGA
- a CDS encoding methyltransferase has protein sequence MQDPRYHGFELAYGCDPSALERKLRAAFEPLSLDAETRAFMDEEVARTHGRLSSWAQASLRPFLSDFDVNGLLDSYPLFLLSSAQWRELIPSTQSGRALDVGAAAGHVTSRFAALFGDLCATETSWAMARRLRRRGIACERVDIASAPVPAPPYDVVLCLNVIDRCDRPRSLLRNAYAALRPGGHLVVAAPLPLSPFVYDGGSTRDPREPLHAPGPRWEASAGQLWHHVLAPLGGSLRRLARAPYISGGDRARPLYVLDDAIFVIRKES, from the coding sequence ATGCAGGACCCACGCTACCACGGTTTCGAGCTCGCCTACGGCTGTGACCCAAGCGCCCTCGAGCGCAAACTGCGTGCCGCCTTCGAGCCACTGTCCTTGGACGCGGAGACCCGCGCGTTCATGGACGAAGAGGTTGCGCGCACTCACGGGCGGCTGAGTTCCTGGGCGCAGGCCTCCCTCCGTCCGTTCTTGTCCGACTTCGACGTCAACGGCCTACTCGACAGCTATCCCCTGTTCTTGCTCAGTTCTGCCCAATGGCGGGAGTTGATCCCGTCAACGCAAAGCGGCCGCGCACTGGATGTCGGCGCGGCCGCAGGGCACGTGACCTCTCGCTTCGCTGCGCTGTTCGGCGACCTCTGCGCCACGGAAACGTCCTGGGCCATGGCCCGCCGTCTCCGCCGCCGCGGCATTGCTTGTGAACGTGTGGACATCGCCAGCGCGCCGGTGCCAGCGCCTCCCTACGACGTCGTGTTGTGCCTGAACGTAATCGATCGCTGCGATCGCCCGCGCTCCTTGCTGCGCAATGCCTACGCGGCCCTGCGCCCAGGCGGCCACCTGGTGGTCGCCGCGCCGCTGCCCCTCTCGCCCTTCGTCTACGACGGCGGAAGCACTCGCGACCCTCGCGAGCCGCTGCACGCGCCGGGCCCGCGCTGGGAGGCGAGCGCTGGCCAACTGTGGCACCACGTCCTGGCCCCCCTTGGCGGAAGCCTCCGGCGCCTGGCCCGGGCCCCCTACATCTCCGGTGGCGATCGCGCGCGCCCCCTCTATGTGTTGGACGACGCGATCTTCGTCATCCGCAAAGAATCCTAG
- a CDS encoding FHA domain-containing protein, with translation MKPLRIRYLRQELELEDGEYLVGRSASCQISLDDPLASRNHAKLVVVEGQARVEDLGSRNGVRVNGERVSGHSKVLEPGDRIGVGSQELLVLGPREAVTDLNISRGAPTHRFDRFAVVGTLAEKALAMGRGEEAERILGMLLADTLREVESGRIPIGIDQAGYFAYRLADATGKGSWVDYIVALYHGLKRPIPAEVVDELYTTLRKVAAVDLPKLAAYVGTLRANVTGLSPAERFLVSRIEGLERLARAR, from the coding sequence ATGAAGCCGCTGCGGATCCGCTATCTCCGCCAGGAGTTGGAGTTGGAGGACGGCGAGTACCTCGTGGGCCGGAGCGCGAGTTGTCAGATCTCCCTCGACGATCCGCTCGCGTCACGCAACCACGCCAAGCTGGTGGTGGTCGAGGGGCAGGCGCGCGTCGAGGACTTGGGTAGTCGCAACGGCGTGCGCGTCAACGGCGAACGCGTTTCAGGTCACAGCAAGGTGCTGGAGCCCGGCGATCGCATCGGCGTTGGTTCTCAGGAACTCTTGGTGCTCGGGCCGCGTGAGGCCGTCACGGATCTGAACATCTCGCGCGGGGCGCCCACTCATCGTTTCGATCGTTTCGCGGTCGTGGGGACGCTGGCAGAGAAGGCGCTGGCGATGGGTCGCGGCGAGGAGGCCGAGCGAATTCTCGGGATGCTGCTCGCCGACACGCTCCGCGAAGTGGAGAGCGGTCGCATTCCGATCGGCATCGACCAGGCTGGGTACTTCGCCTACCGACTGGCAGACGCCACCGGCAAGGGCAGCTGGGTCGACTACATCGTGGCCCTGTATCACGGTCTCAAGCGCCCGATCCCAGCGGAGGTGGTCGACGAACTCTACACCACCCTGCGCAAGGTCGCGGCGGTGGACCTGCCGAAGCTCGCTGCCTACGTGGGCACCTTGCGTGCGAACGTGACCGGCCTGTCACCCGCGGAACGCTTCCTGGTGAGTCGCATCGAGGGCTTGGAGCGCCTGGCGCGGGCCCGCTGA
- a CDS encoding FHA domain-containing protein, which produces MFRRIPPKETFLPRYRLRFLLQEIDLPPGETLLGRSASCHVTIEDPLVSRQHAAIQVDGGTATIRDLGSRNGLTVNARPIAQATELKDGDRIRIGTQEMVFCAVRAQSRPGAGPGSRPTGFMCHCAHCGMPYPAELLLCPACGSRERMDEDTISGVVGDSDKNWTLELLVDVLDKAVSLERWDDVERMLTRSKGNVEERLRTGEGLAAEHLDRLAEAAAALAKERGDAEWGRWILAVYATLQAVPGAHVTQRLGTLPDGERATLAPAAARVVECATQRGQLSALEAESLQRVRGLTVPSGSGE; this is translated from the coding sequence TTGTTCCGGCGGATCCCGCCCAAGGAGACGTTTTTGCCGCGCTACCGACTGCGATTCCTGCTGCAGGAAATCGACCTGCCGCCGGGGGAGACCCTGCTCGGACGCAGTGCCTCGTGTCACGTGACGATCGAGGACCCGCTGGTGTCGCGGCAGCACGCCGCCATCCAAGTCGACGGAGGCACGGCGACGATTCGCGACTTGGGCTCGCGCAATGGTTTGACCGTCAACGCGCGTCCCATCGCTCAGGCCACTGAGCTCAAGGACGGTGACCGCATCCGAATCGGGACGCAGGAAATGGTCTTTTGCGCCGTCCGCGCCCAATCTCGGCCTGGCGCGGGGCCGGGATCGCGGCCCACGGGGTTCATGTGTCACTGCGCGCACTGCGGGATGCCCTATCCCGCTGAGCTCTTGTTGTGCCCAGCGTGTGGTTCTCGGGAGCGAATGGACGAAGACACGATCAGTGGCGTCGTGGGCGATAGTGACAAGAACTGGACGCTCGAACTCCTGGTCGACGTGCTCGACAAGGCGGTGTCCCTCGAGCGCTGGGACGACGTCGAACGCATGCTCACGCGTTCCAAGGGCAATGTGGAGGAACGTCTGCGAACCGGGGAGGGGCTCGCCGCGGAGCACTTGGATCGTCTGGCGGAGGCAGCCGCAGCGTTGGCCAAGGAGCGCGGCGATGCCGAGTGGGGACGCTGGATTCTGGCCGTGTACGCGACGCTACAGGCAGTGCCTGGGGCCCACGTCACTCAGCGCTTGGGGACGCTGCCTGACGGGGAGCGTGCAACGCTGGCGCCCGCTGCGGCTCGCGTGGTCGAGTGCGCGACGCAACGGGGGCAGCTCTCGGCGCTCGAGGCCGAGTCGCTTCAACGCGTTCGAGGCTTGACCGTTCCTTCTGGATCCGGGGAATGA